The sequence below is a genomic window from Massilia oculi.
ATCGGCCGCGACCTGAACGAGTGCGCCGTCTATGGCCGCGAAGGCGTCACCGGCGAGCGCGATCCGTCGACCATCGGTTTCGCCACCGTGCGCGGCGGCGACGTGGTGGGCGACCATACCGTGATGTTCCTCGGCACCGGCGAACGCATCGAGATCAGCCACAAGTCGAGCAGCCGCGTGACCTATGCCCACGGCTCGCTGCGCGCGGCGCGCTTCCTGGCGGACAAGGCCAGCGGCCTGTTCGACATGCAGGACGTGCTGGGCCTGAAGGGTTGATCATGGCGGTGGCACAACTGAACGGCGCCGTCATTGTCGATGAGGCATCGTTTCACCAGCAGAGCCGCGAGGCCTTCGGTTTCCCGGCCTCGTATGCGGACAGCATCGACGCCTGGGTCGACTGCATGAGCTATCTGCGCGACGACGAGAACATGACCAGGTTCCGCCTGAAAGCGGATGAGGTGCTGGAAATCGTCATCCTCGAGGCCGACAAGATGAAGGCGGCGGCGCCCGACCTGCTCGAAGAGCTGAGCTATTGCGTCGGCGGCATCAACGAGCGTTACGAGGACTATGGCGAAAAGCCGGCGCTGGAACTGGTCCTGCGTTAATCCTCGAAGGCAGCGTTCACCGGGATGCTGCCTTCTTTGCATTTTCCCTCACGCACCGCGCCTTCGCCGCAGTGCAAAATGAACGGGTTATAATGACCGGTTCCACATCCCACATTACGTCTGCAGAATCATGCAAGAAAAATATAGTCCAGCCGAAGTAGAACAAGCCGCCCAGGCCTACTGGAAATCGATCGACGCCTATAAGGCCGTCGAAAACGATCCGCGTTTCCCGAAAGGCAAGTATTACGCCTGCTCGATGCTGCCTTACCCATCGGGCAAGCTGCACATGGGTCACGTGCGCAACTATACGATCAACGACGTGATGTACCGCTACCTGCGGATGAACGGCTATAACGTCCTGATGCCGATGGGCTGGGACGCGTTCGGCATGCCGGCCGAAAACGCGGCGATGGCCAACAACGTGCCCCCTGCCGAATGGACGTATTCGAACATCGCCCACATGCGTGGCCAGATGGAATCGATGGGCCTGGCGATCGACTGGTCGCGCGAGATGACCGCGTGCAAACCGGACTACTACAAGTGGAACCAGTGGATGTTCCTCAAGATGCTCGAGAAAGGCATCATCTACCAGAAGACCGGCACCGTGAACTGGGACCCGGTCGACCAGACCGTGCTGGCCAACGAACAGGTCGTGGATGGCCGCGGCTGGCGTTCGGGCGCGCTGATCGAGAAGCGCGAGATCCCGATGTACTACGTGCGCATCACCGACTACGCCGACGAGCTGCTCGACCACGTCGACAACAAGCTGCCGGGCTGGCCGGAGCGCGTGCGCACCATGCAGGCCAACTGGATCGGCAAGTCGACCGGCGTGCGCTTCGCCTTCCCGCACAGCGTGAAGGACGACGACGGTGAGCCGATCAACGACGGCAAGCTGTACGTGTTCACCACCCGCGCCGACACCATCATGGGCGTGACCTTCTGCGCCGTGGCGCCGGAACACGCGCTGGCCCAGCACGCGGCCCGCAACAACCCGGCCCTGCAGGAATTCATCGCCGAGTGCAAGATGGGTTCCGTGATCGAAGCCGATATGGCGACGATGGAGAAGAAGGGCATGCCGACCGGCCTGTTCGTCACCCATCCGGTCACGCAAGAGCAGATCCCGGTCTGGGTCGGCAACTACGTCCTGATCACCTATGGCGACGGCGCCGTGATGGGCGTGCCGGCGCACGACGAGCGCGACTTCGGCTTCGCGAAGAAATACAACCTCCCGATCAAGCAGGTGGTGGCGGTCGAGGGCCAGGAATTCTCGCTGGAAGCCTGGCAGGAGTGGTACGGCGACAAGGAAAACGGCCGCACCATCAACTCGGGCAAGTACGATGGCCTTGACTACACCTCGGCCGTGAACGCGGTCGCGGGCGAACTGGCCGAACAGGGCCTGGGCGAAAAGAAAACCACCTTCCGCCTGCGCGACTGGGGTATCTCGCGCCAGCGCTACTGGGGCACCCCGATCCCGATGATCCACTGCGGCGAATGCGGTTCGGTGCCGGTCCCCGAAGCCGACCTGCCGGTCGTGCTGCCGGAGCACCTGGTCCCGGATGGCACCGGCAACCCGCTCAACAAGGACGAAGCGTTCTTGACATGCGACTGCCCGAAATGCGGCAAGCCGGCGCGCCGCGAGACCGACACGATGGACACCTTCATCGATTCGTCGTGGTACTACATGCGCTATACCTCGCCGGGTTCGAACGAGGCGATGGTCGACGCCCGCAACGATTACTGGATGCCGATGGACCAGTACATCGGCGGCATCGAGCACGCCGTCATGCACCTGCTGTACGCGCGCTTCTGGACCAAGGTGATGCGCGACTTCGGCCTGGTGAAGTTCGACGAGCCGTTCGTCAACCTGCTCACCCAGGGCATGGTGCTCAACGAGACCTATTACCGCGAGGACGAGAC
It includes:
- a CDS encoding barstar family protein, with product MAVAQLNGAVIVDEASFHQQSREAFGFPASYADSIDAWVDCMSYLRDDENMTRFRLKADEVLEIVILEADKMKAAAPDLLEELSYCVGGINERYEDYGEKPALELVLR
- the leuS gene encoding leucine--tRNA ligase translates to MQEKYSPAEVEQAAQAYWKSIDAYKAVENDPRFPKGKYYACSMLPYPSGKLHMGHVRNYTINDVMYRYLRMNGYNVLMPMGWDAFGMPAENAAMANNVPPAEWTYSNIAHMRGQMESMGLAIDWSREMTACKPDYYKWNQWMFLKMLEKGIIYQKTGTVNWDPVDQTVLANEQVVDGRGWRSGALIEKREIPMYYVRITDYADELLDHVDNKLPGWPERVRTMQANWIGKSTGVRFAFPHSVKDDDGEPINDGKLYVFTTRADTIMGVTFCAVAPEHALAQHAARNNPALQEFIAECKMGSVIEADMATMEKKGMPTGLFVTHPVTQEQIPVWVGNYVLITYGDGAVMGVPAHDERDFGFAKKYNLPIKQVVAVEGQEFSLEAWQEWYGDKENGRTINSGKYDGLDYTSAVNAVAGELAEQGLGEKKTTFRLRDWGISRQRYWGTPIPMIHCGECGSVPVPEADLPVVLPEHLVPDGTGNPLNKDEAFLTCDCPKCGKPARRETDTMDTFIDSSWYYMRYTSPGSNEAMVDARNDYWMPMDQYIGGIEHAVMHLLYARFWTKVMRDFGLVKFDEPFVNLLTQGMVLNETYYREDETSKKTWFNPADVDLTFDDKGRPQSAILRADGQPVEIGGTEKMSKSKNNGIDPQAQIEQYGADTARLFTMFASPPEQTLEWSNSGVEGASRFLRRVWAFGYAQRERIAASFNGEAQGTLNDDQKTLRREVHKVLQQADYDLKRIQYNTVVSACMKMLNTLESAKLDDSAASNAIIAEGFSIFLRLLNPVAPHITHALWQELGFATAHGDILNAAWPQVDPAALEQSEIEMMIQVNGKLRGSVKVPKEADKAAIEAAALASEAVQKFIEGTPKKVIVVPGKLVNIVV